In Trichomycterus rosablanca isolate fTriRos1 chromosome 25, fTriRos1.hap1, whole genome shotgun sequence, the sequence CAACTGTTAGGCTCTTTTCATCTCTAATGTTAAGGTCATGTTATCTGTTGTGGTTAAATCAGCTTGTTTCATTATGACCAGATGAGACTAAGAAACTCTTATTTACAGGTAACaccacagactttattgaagactacagGGACATTAAATCCAAGTTCTCATTTAGAAACGCAGAGTTCCCGGACGAGGACCTGTGCTACCTCGTTCCGGGAATAAAAGGCACGTTTAAAGACTGCAGATTCAAAAATGAGTCCCAGACCTTTCTGATTATCCATGGGTGGTCGGTAGGTTCACCATAAACAACAGTtcattttacataaaaataaaaatctgattTTGACCCATGAAAAACAAGTCTGATTCTTGCAGGTTGCTGGACTGTTTGAGAGTTGGATCTCCAAGCTGGTATCTGCTCTTTTTGAGCGTGAACCCAATTCCAATGTCGTTGTGGTGGATTGGCTAGACCGTGCCAGCAATCACTACCCCACATCAGCTGAGAACACCAAGCTTGTGGGCAAAGATGTGGCGAAGTTTATCAACTGGCTTGAGGTACCAATTAGAAGAGTTTTAATTACTAATCAGTAGCAACTTTATTATCATGCTAATTTTTCATTCCTTAAACATTCTACTTTTCTGGATTTTTGTTGTGCTGACTGATTGTGATTGTGGTTGATGTGCAGAGTCTAGAGTATCCGATTGAGAAGCTGCACGTGTTGGGTTATAGCCTTGGTGCACATGTGGCGGGCATTGCGGGAAACCTCACCAACAACAAAGTCAACAGAATCACAGGTTGGAGCAATCAGAACTCCACACACTGTTTTGACCCATTACCTGTTATACACCTAATTTGCATACGTAATttggaaataaaaaatatttaaaagaaagTATTAATTCACTTATCTTTTATGATTATTTCAGTCATATAAGGTTAAGCCTTAAGCACATATTGGGTGcagatgttgtttttgttgcaaGTGTATTcccaatcaaaaggttgctggttcatagCAATGTCATGTAGCCACTTTTGGTCTCCTAAGCagggcccttaattgcttagattttattcagtcacaattgtaagctttttaagataaaagcatctgcaaaataCTGTAATTGTACACAAATGTCTGTAATACACTTACAGTTTACATTATTTTGCCCTCATTAATGAAATATTTCAACATTTATTAGGTCTCGACCCGGCTGGTCCAACCTTTGAGCATGCTGACAGGCCAAAGCGTCTCTCTCCAGATGATGCCAACTTTGTGGATGTACTTCACACAAACACCAGAGGAAGCCCAGACCTGAGCATTGGCATCCAGAGACCTGTAGGCCATGTGGACATCTACCCCAACGGAGGCACCTTTCAGCCTGGCTGCAGCCTGCAGAACGCTATGAGAATGATCGCCACCCACGGCTTGTACAGTATGTAGTAGTTTCCAGACTAGATCCTTCAACAGATCCGTCAAATCTGTTAAATATCTAAAAATACTAGAGACAAAAATCTAAACTTTTAAGTGCAGTTGaaaaaattacaaaacaatTTTTAAAACTGACTTGTAATGAAGTCCAAGGCCAAGACATGTCAAATGTCCTGATATAATGCAGACTTAAACTGAGAGAATGTCTTATGGTAGCTGTAATgtagttttcattttatttttatgtttttactactgctttatcctggttagggtcacaaTGTGTCAAATTTCCCACATCCATTGGGCGGAATTCAGTAATGCAAAAAGGACAGGGTGTCAACCCATCATGGGGCCTTGGTATAGCCAGtgtagataaatagattaaGCTGCTTGAGGGGTAAAGATAATTTGGGGGTTTGGGGGTTTTCTGGTGCAACCAGTCCAAAACGAAAGCTTCTGTCTTATGTCTcttgtaaaagtaaatgtttattGACAGCCCTGCTAGCTGCAAGTTGCTCTTCTGTGTTTTTCCTATCACTGAAAAACCTGTTTACAATTTTAAAGTGTTCTTGTAAATGGACAGAAATTCGTGAACCTAAGACTGACGTACATCTGGTGACCCCTGTTTTCTACCTGCTTTCTGTTAACAGACATGGACCAGCTGGTAAAATGCTCTCACGAGCGCTCGGTGCACCTGTTCATTGACTCGCTGGTAAATCAGAATCAGCAAAGCATGGCTTACCGCTGCAGCTCCAAAGAAGCGTTTTACAAAGGTCTGTGCCTCAGCTGCCGCAAGAACCGCTGCAACAAAGTGGGCTACAATGTCAGCAAGGTCCGAACCGCCAGAAGCACAAGGATGTTTCTTAAGACTCGTGAAATGATGCCTTTCAAAGGTGTGTCATCGTTACATCCAGTATTTTAGCGACAAGTAAAAACGTGTTCactagttaaaataaaaactgtaatcATTGAATGTTCATACTGTTAAtgatatgtgttaaacatgtcATTACTGGTTCTAATTGCATCTTTATCTTTGCAGTTTTTCATTATCAGGTAAAAGCACATCTCTTCAGCCATCAGGATCTGAAACTGGAGAACCAGCCTGTTAAAATATCTCTATATGGAACACATGATGAAAAAGATGATATCGCTGTAGTTGTGTAAGTACCCATGATCCCACACTTAAAATACTTCACCATGTAAATCAAGAACGATTATTTACACTCATACATGACATTGTTTTAATGTACTTCTACattaaaatttatatataataaccaTTAGCGTAGTTGGGATTTTGCCATAGAAATGAAACACAGCCCAGATGAACAAAtctgaaatgcattttgttgTTATAGACTTCAgaaatgatcatttatttatttacctccaagTTCTTTATCTGAATCAGGATGGTTCTGAGACTTGAGCTGAATTGTAGGGTACAAACTAGAGtacttataaatgtgttttcctggtcagggtcagtcTGGTGTTACCCACAAACTGGGTGGAAATctgaaatacaccctggacagggcagtaAACATTCTTGCACTCACGTACCTTTGGAGACAGATttatctgcatgttttgggaggtggtaGAAAAACAGAGTACAGTAAGAAACATGCAAAACGTTAAACAAATTGCCATAAATACCAAAACCAAGtcctggacagtggtagccttagTACCATAAATCACTAACCTTGCTACTAacccttgctgtgagacaaGTACAACCTTTAGTTGCTATTGGACGAcgcgtttctttttttttttcacaatgtCAAAACTGTTTTTACAGGCCGACTATGATTACCAACTCCACCATCTCTTTTCTGGTGACGTCTGATGTGGATGTGGGTGAACTGCTAATGATGAAGATCCAGTGGGAAAAGGATTCATACTTGCCAAGTTTCTTCAGTTCCAACCAGTTCTTGATTCGCAAAATGAGGATTAAAGCTGGCGAGACTCAAGCCAAGTACGTACACAGATCAGTCACACGTGTTCTAAAAACTCTTTAATGAAGTCTTTCTACACTTCAGAAACTGAATTAAGACttttacagtattaaaaaaataaaatatttaatgccAACTGGACAATAACTGCCAATAACTTTCATATGTACTTTCATATGTTTAGTTACTGCTTAATACTTATCAGGGGTTGTGGTGAGTCCATGGCCCCCTAAATACTCTGCCCTGTTGAAGTTAAACAGTTTATTATTTAAGGTTGAATAAATGTTATTAACATTTGCAGCATAAATGATATAAATAtggatgaataaaataataatggcaCTTAATGATCAGAGGATGGCATTTAAAGTCATTAGCTGTTTtttcataattttataatttaatgtgATCTGTTTCCATAATGttatgttaaataaatacaataattaataaatcaacTCGACAGAGAGCAAGACAAACATACTtaatgtgaataaataaactttcccttttttacttttattttatactcACTTTAAAAATTTGCATTAAAGATGATTTGAACCCTCTTTCACCTCATTAAAACATGCATTCTATATTGTACTCCATATTGTACCACTGTGTTTACGATTGTGTTTTGTCCTCTAGAGTTATTTTCAGACCCAGAGAGGTGGAGTTCGGTGACCTCATTCAGGGTGGTGATGGGCTGATCTTTGTAAAATCCAACGACAATCCACACAGCAAGCAGCATGAGAGGTACAGACCCTGGGATTAAACCCAAACcattctgtttggttttggaaCCAAAGCATTCAGTTTGACTCCTGAAAAGCTTCCTTTCTAATTGTTCTCATTCTTTTCAGATTACACAGGCTTAAGATGCATGGCAGCTTCTTTAAGCAAGGCATGAATGAATCTGGGGGAGATGGAAAAAAGCCAATAACACGGTCCAGCGTGGAGGCATCAACAGAGAAAACTGAGACTGTGACCACAAAGATGACCACACAGAGTTCATGAGACTGTAAGGCCTGGTTAGTGCCTTAAAAtaactgaattttttttttaaattaaagattGGAGGTACAATCTAAAATTGTACATGCTTCATCATGGTCTGGGTCCCAGTAGGTTattactgggtgcaatgcagtaacacatcctggacaggaCTCCAATCTACCACGCAGCCTCAGATACCCCCTCCCCCCTCCCATTCCAGACAAAGCCATCATTTCTGTATGTAGTTAACGTAGTTGGTATATATAtggtatatttttataaaattaaGTTTGTcctgtgttttaattttaaagttataaaaatGTGTAATCATTTCCATGCTAACGATGACAAGTATAGTAAAAAACATGCCATTAGTAGAAATATTTTTCAGCTGAATCAAATGGACTGGCGGTTATTACCTGTAATATTTACTTATCTATACACTGACATTAGCAATGTGGATACTACTGTTCATATTAGCACCAGTTTCAGTTGGTTTAATGCCTGACTGCTCTGATTATTATACATAATAACTACATGAAGTTGTAATCTGTAAAATACTTCTATTctgaacatatttatttactgaatagATTAAACAATACAACATACAAGCACATACATGTTAATTGTTTTTTACAATGTTCAATATTCTGTTATTCACCcacatgcatttatattatgttgtgtgtttgtatttaacAATGTGCTGTTTTAGTGTATACATTATATTTTGTGTGAATGACATTCTTATTATCTATATTGTAAGTTATAAGTTGTCACTAATTACCATTAGTAGACCTACCTCTGCTCAAGTTCCCACAAAGGTCACTAGAATTTTACATTCCAATAGGAATTAAAAATTGCATTGCATTTAGATTTGTGTTCACATAAATTCGAATATCAATTTCTTCAGAATGCTGTATCTTCCTTAtcttaaatgtataaaatgccTGTGTGTAATATAGCTGTAATATATTTGTACTTCAAGTGAATGTTGTATATTTTCTGTATGTATGAACTAGGAGTTCCTTGAATGTAGAGATAGCACCTTTCACATGGTTCCTGGTCCAGAGAGCTTTTTCAGGACCCAAACAAAGTGTACTCGTACACAATGCTTGTACTGTTTCTAGATTTTAGCACTGGTCGCCTTTGTGAAGTTTCTGAACTAAGTAACCAGATATGAGGTTTTTCTTGGGTATTTATTTAACATGCACTTGAATCCATATACATCAAAATGTACATAATGCTTTATAAACTGTATTCTTTAGAGgagtgtatttacatttatatttcaaTAAATGAATTGTTAAGTATCCATTGtctgaatttattttttacttttaaacgcACAAGAATTGCAGACTAGTAGTAGACTATTGTACTATAGATTGTGGAGTTGtggtaaagcagctaaaaccaGTAAGTCAGAGTAAAAACGACTGGCACTGATGGTTGGAAACACTTTTGTGTTTCTGAaggaataaatggatgaatgtgtCCTCTGTTTGGCACGGAGGTTGCTTGAGAATTTCACATGCCATGTGATTCTATTTACCATGTGTGCCATCACCTTaaaagaggtgtgtgtgtggttttgttAACTAATCTGAGCTAATGCTGCAGtgcttgtttaaaaacaaagggTAAGTAATAGgcagaaatataaatattacaaataaacatgGCAGTTATAAATATGGTTTGTTAGGGGTTCCCAGTATGTGACTCCATGAGATGTGGCCTACACTCCTGAGCCAAATATTCTTTCTTTACAGATTTTGCACAGGACTTTATTTTCCACAGTATAACCACTGTTTTGTTAATATTTCTCACTCTTGTTAAGTgcaatataaatatgtataaattGCACTTAATTTGATGCAAATCCCATTTACTGAACAGAAGAACCAAGTGAAATGTAACACCAGAAAGTTTTTCAGCAAGCGCACTCTATAATGACAAGTTCTGACTGTAGGTTGGTTTTATGTGTGCActtaacatacactatatggataaagaaatttggacacctgaccatgagctcattggacatcccattacaaaatcaaatggtattaaaataagaGAAGAGAAGCTATAAGAGAAGGCTTCTctcaatttgtgcccattcatttcaaagctgttcagtggggctgaggtggAGTTTTTGGAGTTTGTTTATCTAATAATCACACATTGGGAGTAAAATGGTGCATACTGGAGACCTTAGTGACTGAACATACATGCAAGCCAGACCAACAGTGTGTACTAACAAAACATTTCTTGTGGGTATCAATATGGGAGAAAGTTCACTGGGCAAGCTGCCATCTGTGTCTATAGACGTGTGTAACAGGTGTTCTCTCTACTGTAGGAACAGTGTGGTACGGACGCCAGCAACTGACTTTAAATCAGAGTCACACAAATATAGATGCACTACAATATCTCAAAAATCAGGAATCTAAATGACCATGCAGTGTGTTTATAACATGTAGAGTTAAAGTAAAAAGTGTTCATATGCTTATGTcccattatactgtattatatgatcaaaagtatgagGTCCTTAAGTTTGTTGGGCACAAAACATTGGGCATTAATATGCAGTTGGACCTCTTATTGCATCTGTAACAGTttctactcactcacacacacagcccACACAAAATGTTGGAGCGTATCTGAATTTGTGTTTATTCAATCAGCAGCTCACTGTAATTGCtgcacaccaaacttgtcaaattgTTACATTTGATGAAAAATCTTTGgacaataaataatatgtttCAGTTATTCAGGTACTGAAGAGTACAGCTGCAAACATCATTCAAATCCAAAGACTGCCATAACATGTCCCATACAACTGTGTGTACACTTTTGATCTCAAATGTATACATGGTGGTGCATGGGTGGTGGTAGGGTTGGTCCTGTTCCCTGTCTTTGCATCAGCTCTCTTTAGGCATTCCCAACTCCAAAAACCAGCTAAATGGAGTTCGGCTGCTTTAAATCCCCCTAGGTGTAAGTAAGTGAATGGAATGAGTGTGTGGTGACCTGCAGTATATTGGTGCCCTGTTCTGGATGTATTTAATTTAGGGCACCATTGTGACCCAAATCAGGATGAAATATTTGCTAGGGatcaatgaatgaattcattCTGATTTGTCAAACAGCTAAAATGTATTTGTCTAACTATAGGAGACTCCAAATTAATACAAAGCGCATtcaaaataataacacattttGGTTTAGGACTCCTGGTTAAAGACTTCTGGACCCTGATGAATGCATTTTAACCACCGTAACTGATCAGGTGTTGGAAAAAATCTCTAGAGGCTTGTTGACGTCCAGGATCACGCTCTGTGGAAACgttccagtgtgtgttgtgtgagcTCCGTTATACAATCTCATGCGGAGGTTTTTCCTCTCAGTCGTGGTAGGAACGTGAGTATAACAAAGGGTGCGATC encodes:
- the LOC134302901 gene encoding lipoprotein lipase; its protein translation is MGKESIWLLLIGFSFISCEHLYNSTEASPASNTTDFIEDYRDIKSKFSFRNAEFPDEDLCYLVPGIKGTFKDCRFKNESQTFLIIHGWSVAGLFESWISKLVSALFEREPNSNVVVVDWLDRASNHYPTSAENTKLVGKDVAKFINWLESLEYPIEKLHVLGYSLGAHVAGIAGNLTNNKVNRITGLDPAGPTFEHADRPKRLSPDDANFVDVLHTNTRGSPDLSIGIQRPVGHVDIYPNGGTFQPGCSLQNAMRMIATHGLYNMDQLVKCSHERSVHLFIDSLVNQNQQSMAYRCSSKEAFYKGLCLSCRKNRCNKVGYNVSKVRTARSTRMFLKTREMMPFKVFHYQVKAHLFSHQDLKLENQPVKISLYGTHDEKDDIAVVVPTMITNSTISFLVTSDVDVGELLMMKIQWEKDSYLPSFFSSNQFLIRKMRIKAGETQAKVIFRPREVEFGDLIQGGDGLIFVKSNDNPHSKQHERLHRLKMHGSFFKQGMNESGGDGKKPITRSSVEASTEKTETVTTKMTTQSS